A region from the Rosa rugosa chromosome 6, drRosRugo1.1, whole genome shotgun sequence genome encodes:
- the LOC133714279 gene encoding phenylacetaldehyde reductase-like isoform X2, producing the protein MKDLLTLWLMDVTVFSIQHLQYYFHRPATHSEHLSPYLQAELIDPAVKGTLNVLKSCKKFPTVKRVVLTSSMASVMMNGKPLTPDVVVDETWYSDPLIAEKHKLWYLLSKTLAEEAAWKFAEGNGIDLVSINPGFVIGPLLQPTINLTVEMIQNLITGKAVPASNYRLIDVRDVALAHIQAFEVPSATGRYCLVSHAAHISEVLEIIQQLYPTLHIPERCEDDNPLLLPSDPQFQVSKEKAKALGIGFYPFEVTLKDTIESLKEKGFLNI; encoded by the exons ATGAAGGATCTTTTGACTCTGTGGTTGATGGATGTGACTGTGTTTTCCATACAGCATCTCCAGTACTATTTTCATCGACCAGCGACCCACAG TGAGCATTTGTCTCCATATCTTCAGGCAGAACTAATTGACCCTGCTGTGAAGGGAACACTAAATGTTCTGAAATCATGCAAAAAATTTCCAACTGTCAAGCGAGTGGTTTTGACATCTTCTATGGCTTCAGTAATGATGAATGGAAAACCTCTGACCCCTGATGTTGTGGTGGATGAAACATGGTATTCAGATCCACTTATTGCTGAGAAGCACAAG CTATGGTATCTTCTTTCAAAGACTTTAGCTGAGGAGGCTGCTTGGAAATTTGCTGAAGGAAATGGGATTGACTTGGTTTCAATAAATCCGGGGTTTGTGATAGGACCACTCTTACAGCCGACAATTAATTTGACCGTGGAGATGATTCAGAATCTCATAACTG GCAAGGCAGTGCCCGCTTCAAATTACAGATTGATTGatgttagagatgttgcctTGGCTCATATTCAAGCATTTGAAGTTCCTTCAGCTACAGGAAGGTATTGTTTGGTCAGCCATGCTGCGCACATTTCTGAGGTTCTAGAGATTATACAACAACTTTATCCCACTCTGCACATTCCTGAAAG ATGTGAGGATGACAATCCTCTTTTGCTTCCTTCTGACCCACAGTTTCAAGTATCCAAGGAGAAGGCAAAAGCTCTGGGAATTGGTTTTTATCCATTTGAAGTAACTCTGAAGGACACTATTGAAAGCCTGAAGGAGAAGGGCTTTCTCAACATTTGA
- the LOC133714278 gene encoding phenylacetaldehyde reductase-like isoform X2 produces the protein MITDDPKKTEHLLSLEGAKERLHLFKADLLDEGSFDPVVDGCDCVFHTASPVSFSSVSDPQAELIDPAVKGTLNVLKSCAKFPTVKRVVLTSSLASVMMNGKPLTPDVVVDETWYSDPLIAEKHKLWYILSKTLAEEAAWKFAEGNGIDLVSINPGFVIGPLLQPIINLTVEMIQNLITGKAVPASNYRFIDVRDVAAAHIQAFEILSASGRYCLVSHVANISETLEMIRQLYPTMYIPERCEDDNPLLNPSGPQFQVSKEKAKSLGISFYPLEVTLKDTIESLKEKGFLNV, from the exons ATGATAACCG ACGATCCCAAAAAAACAGAACACTTACTTTCACTTGAGGGGGCAAAAGAAaggcttcatttgttcaaagcagATTTGCTAGATGAAGGATCTTTTGACCCTGTAGTTGATGGATGTGACTGTGTTTTTCATACCGCATCTCCGGTATCTTTTTCATCAGTCAGTGACCCTCAG GCAGAACTAATTGACCCTGCTGTGAAGGGAACATTAAATGTTCTGAAATCATGTGCAAAATTTCCAACCGTCAAGCGAGTGGTTTTGACATCTTCTTTGGCTTCAGTAATGATGAATGGAAAACCTCTGACCCCTGATGTTGTAGTGGATGAAACATGGTATTCAGATCCACTAATTGCTGAGAAGCACAAG CTGTGGTATATTCTTTCAAAAACTTTAGCTGAGGAGGCTGCTTGGAAATTTGCTGAAGGAAATGGGATTGACTTGGTTTCAATAAATCCGGGGTTTGTGATTGGACCACTCTTACAGCCGATAATTAATTTGACGGTGGAGATGATTCAGAATCTCATAACTG GCAAGGCAGTGCCCGCTTCAAATTACAGATTTATTGATGTTAGAGATGTTGCCGCTGCACATATTCAAGCATTTGAAATTCTTTCAGCTAGTGGAAGGTATTGTTTGGTCAGCCATGTTGCAAATATTTCCGAGACTCTAGAGATGATACGACAACTTTATCCCACAATGTACATTCCTGAAAG ATGTGAGGATGACAATCCTCTTTTGAATCCTTCTGGCCCACAGTTTCAAGTATCCAAGGAGAAAGCAAAAAGTCTGGGAATTAGTTTTTATCCATTGGAAGTAACTCTGAAGGACACTATTGAAAGCCTGAAGGAGAAGGGTTTCCTCAACGTATGA
- the LOC133714278 gene encoding phenylacetaldehyde reductase-like isoform X1: MSGAGNGVVCVTGASGYIASWLVKLLLQRGYIVKGTVRDPNDPKKTEHLLSLEGAKERLHLFKADLLDEGSFDPVVDGCDCVFHTASPVSFSSVSDPQAELIDPAVKGTLNVLKSCAKFPTVKRVVLTSSLASVMMNGKPLTPDVVVDETWYSDPLIAEKHKLWYILSKTLAEEAAWKFAEGNGIDLVSINPGFVIGPLLQPIINLTVEMIQNLITGKAVPASNYRFIDVRDVAAAHIQAFEILSASGRYCLVSHVANISETLEMIRQLYPTMYIPERCEDDNPLLNPSGPQFQVSKEKAKSLGISFYPLEVTLKDTIESLKEKGFLNV; this comes from the exons ATGAGCGGAGCAGGGAATGGTGTTGTCTGTGTAACAGGAGCATCTGGTTATATTGCATCATGGCTGGTCAAGCTTTTGCTACAACGTGGTTATATTGTCAAAGGCACTGTTCGGGACCCAA ACGATCCCAAAAAAACAGAACACTTACTTTCACTTGAGGGGGCAAAAGAAaggcttcatttgttcaaagcagATTTGCTAGATGAAGGATCTTTTGACCCTGTAGTTGATGGATGTGACTGTGTTTTTCATACCGCATCTCCGGTATCTTTTTCATCAGTCAGTGACCCTCAG GCAGAACTAATTGACCCTGCTGTGAAGGGAACATTAAATGTTCTGAAATCATGTGCAAAATTTCCAACCGTCAAGCGAGTGGTTTTGACATCTTCTTTGGCTTCAGTAATGATGAATGGAAAACCTCTGACCCCTGATGTTGTAGTGGATGAAACATGGTATTCAGATCCACTAATTGCTGAGAAGCACAAG CTGTGGTATATTCTTTCAAAAACTTTAGCTGAGGAGGCTGCTTGGAAATTTGCTGAAGGAAATGGGATTGACTTGGTTTCAATAAATCCGGGGTTTGTGATTGGACCACTCTTACAGCCGATAATTAATTTGACGGTGGAGATGATTCAGAATCTCATAACTG GCAAGGCAGTGCCCGCTTCAAATTACAGATTTATTGATGTTAGAGATGTTGCCGCTGCACATATTCAAGCATTTGAAATTCTTTCAGCTAGTGGAAGGTATTGTTTGGTCAGCCATGTTGCAAATATTTCCGAGACTCTAGAGATGATACGACAACTTTATCCCACAATGTACATTCCTGAAAG ATGTGAGGATGACAATCCTCTTTTGAATCCTTCTGGCCCACAGTTTCAAGTATCCAAGGAGAAAGCAAAAAGTCTGGGAATTAGTTTTTATCCATTGGAAGTAACTCTGAAGGACACTATTGAAAGCCTGAAGGAGAAGGGTTTCCTCAACGTATGA
- the LOC133714279 gene encoding phenylacetaldehyde reductase-like isoform X1: protein MSGARKVAVCVTGASGYIASWLVKLLLGRGYIVKATVRDPNDPKKTEHLLSLDGAKERLHLFKADLLDEGSFDSVVDGCDCVFHTASPVLFSSTSDPQAELIDPAVKGTLNVLKSCKKFPTVKRVVLTSSMASVMMNGKPLTPDVVVDETWYSDPLIAEKHKLWYLLSKTLAEEAAWKFAEGNGIDLVSINPGFVIGPLLQPTINLTVEMIQNLITGKAVPASNYRLIDVRDVALAHIQAFEVPSATGRYCLVSHAAHISEVLEIIQQLYPTLHIPERCEDDNPLLLPSDPQFQVSKEKAKALGIGFYPFEVTLKDTIESLKEKGFLNI, encoded by the exons ATGAGTGGAGCAAGGAAAGTTGCTGTGTGTGTAACTGGAGCGTCTGGCTACATTGCATCATGGCTGGTCAAGCTTTTGTTAGGACGAGGTTATATTGTCAAAGCCACTGTTCGGGACCCAA ACGATCCGAAGAAAACAGAACACTTGCTTTCACTCGATGGAGCAAAAGAAaggcttcatttgttcaaagcagATTTGCTAGATGAAGGATCTTTTGACTCTGTGGTTGATGGATGTGACTGTGTTTTCCATACAGCATCTCCAGTACTATTTTCATCGACCAGCGACCCACAG GCAGAACTAATTGACCCTGCTGTGAAGGGAACACTAAATGTTCTGAAATCATGCAAAAAATTTCCAACTGTCAAGCGAGTGGTTTTGACATCTTCTATGGCTTCAGTAATGATGAATGGAAAACCTCTGACCCCTGATGTTGTGGTGGATGAAACATGGTATTCAGATCCACTTATTGCTGAGAAGCACAAG CTATGGTATCTTCTTTCAAAGACTTTAGCTGAGGAGGCTGCTTGGAAATTTGCTGAAGGAAATGGGATTGACTTGGTTTCAATAAATCCGGGGTTTGTGATAGGACCACTCTTACAGCCGACAATTAATTTGACCGTGGAGATGATTCAGAATCTCATAACTG GCAAGGCAGTGCCCGCTTCAAATTACAGATTGATTGatgttagagatgttgcctTGGCTCATATTCAAGCATTTGAAGTTCCTTCAGCTACAGGAAGGTATTGTTTGGTCAGCCATGCTGCGCACATTTCTGAGGTTCTAGAGATTATACAACAACTTTATCCCACTCTGCACATTCCTGAAAG ATGTGAGGATGACAATCCTCTTTTGCTTCCTTCTGACCCACAGTTTCAAGTATCCAAGGAGAAGGCAAAAGCTCTGGGAATTGGTTTTTATCCATTTGAAGTAACTCTGAAGGACACTATTGAAAGCCTGAAGGAGAAGGGCTTTCTCAACATTTGA